The proteins below come from a single Argentina anserina chromosome 1, drPotAnse1.1, whole genome shotgun sequence genomic window:
- the LOC126800854 gene encoding protein JINGUBANG, producing MKGSSRGNKVFSEDTSGQKFGRLKNCSDVEDGSPSPPSYDADLGGEGSPSPYSKSPWSTHMHSSNASPDAVRETNYSPNVLMGSLVREEGHIYSLAASGDLLYTGSDSKNIRIWKKQNEFSGFKSNSGLVKAIIIANEKIFTGHQDGKIRVWRVSSKNPSMHKRVGTLPTMKNFIKCSMKPSSYVEVRRHSQKVLWIKHFDAISCLSLSEDKTLLYSASWDKTFKVWRASDFKCLESINAHDDAVNALVVGFDGLVFTGSADGTVKIWRKELQGKGTKHFFSQTLLKQECAVTALAVNPEATIIYCGSSDGLVNFWEREKNLQHGGVLRGHKLAVLCLAAAGCLVFSGSADMGICVWRRSEGDHICLSVLTGHTGPVKCLAVEKDQEATSAETRWIVYSGSLDKSVKMWRVSEQAPPMVPNQKHQHYTSDGYCVPMLSSAPSFASRSSFTSRGGKMGSRRL from the coding sequence ATGAAGGGTTCGTCGAGAGGCAACAAGGTGTTCTCCGAAGACACCAGTGGACAGAAGTTCGGCCGGTTGAAGAATTGCTCCGACGTTGAAGACGGCAGCCCTAGTCCTCCGAGTTACGACGCGGATTTAGGCGGAGAAGGGTCTCCCTCCCCATATAGCAAGTCTCCTTGGTCCACGCACATGCACAGCAGTAATGCTTCTCCCGATGCGGTCAGGGAGACCAATTACTCCCCCAACGTCCTTATGGGCTCACTCGTCCGCGAGGAAGGCCATATATATTCCCTCGCCGCCTCGGGAGATTTGTTGTACACCGGTTCCGACAGCAAGAACATTAGAATCTGGAAGAAACAGAATGAATTCTCCGGGTTCAAGTCCAACTCCGGTTTGGTGAAGGCGATCATAATTGCCAATGAGAAAATATTCACTGGTCACCAAGATGGGAAGATTAGGGTATGGAGAGTGTCATCCAAGAACCCTAGCATGCATAAACGAGTCGGGACCCTTCCGACTATGAAAAATTTCATAAAGTGCTCCATGAAGCCGAGTAGCTACGTCGAGGTGCGACGGCATAGCCAAAAGGTTTTGTGGATCAAGCATTTTGACGCCATTTCGTGCTTGAGTTTGAGCGAAGATAAGACCTTGCTGTACTCGGCATCGTGGGATAAGACGTTTAAGGTGTGGAGAGCCTCGGATTTCAAGTGTTTGGAGTCCATCAACGCTCACGACGACGCCGTTAACGCGCTGGTGGTGGGGTTTGATGGTTTAGTTTTCACCGGTTCGGCTGACGGAACAGTCAAGATATGGAGGAAGGAGCTTCAAGGGAAAGGAACGAAGCATTTCTTCTCCCAGACGCTGTTAAAACAGGAGTGCGCAGTTACGGCGCTGGCGGTGAACCCTGAGGCCACAATTATATACTGTGGATCGTCGGATGGTCTGGTTAATTTCTGGGAGCGGGAAAAGAATCTCCAACACGGCGGTGTTTTGAGAGGGCACAAGTTGGCGGTTCTATGCTTAGCGGCGGCCGGGTGCTTGGTGTTTAGTGGCTCGGCGGATATGGGGATATGCGTGTGGAGAAGGTCGGAGGGGGATCACATTTGCTTATCTGTGCTGACGGGGCACACCGGGCCGGTGAAGTGTTTGGCGGTGGAGAAGGACCAGGAGGCTACTTCAGCGGAGACGCGGTGGATTGTGTATTCTGGGAGTTTGGACAAATCGGTGAAGATGTGGAGGGTTTCGGAGCAAGCACCGCCGATGGTGCCAAACCAGAAGCACCAGCATTACACATCGGACGGGTACTGCGTGCCGATGTTGAGCTCAGCCCCTAGCTTCGCCTCGCGCAGTAGCTTCACCTCTCGCGGTGGAAAAATGGGTTCCAGAAGACTTTAG
- the LOC126805109 gene encoding extra-large guanine nucleotide-binding protein 1, which translates to MPTGASEVEDGVQYSFAVEYKGPPVSYDLPKAVPINVDRIPVAAVVGQLDVCDKLSLPVVQPVLAPGSLMKTFSKELKSTVSPTSVIAFDRSSEDDTTKELEGLESATVSPTSVSGFEERAVESGAGGELSGELSSSGALEFSNGLNYGSGELSDMNNGGWAWSGGRLTAPSVGKESLDLNSELNQPEPDWASSESVLSLDYPSSRVSSSTKPVDSDVKRPPVVTFRDIQSDDDCGEEDEAEVAPAKREPQSKGGKKKCCYRCLKGTRFTEKEVCIVCDAKYCSCCVLRAMGSMPEGRKCVGCIGLPIDESKRGCLGKCSRMLKRLLNDLEVRQVMKTEKFCEANQLPPDYICVNGQPLCHEELVLLQTCSNPPKKLKPGNYWYDKVSGLWGKEGQKPSKVISPHLSVGGPIKADASNGNTQVYINGREITKVELRMLQLAGVQCAGNPHFWVNEDGSYQEEGQKNTKGYIWGKAGTKLVCAVLSLPVPSKSSNSCGDSLSYVGSRVVPDYIEQRILQKILLVGYNGSGTSTIFKQAKILYKAIPFSEDERENIKFTIQSNVYGYLGILLEGRERFEEESLAEIRNQCSSSQLDVSGKNDKTVYSIGPRLKAFSDWLLKTMVSGDLEAIFPAATREYAPLVEELWNDSAVQATYKRRSELEMLPSVATYFIERAVDILRVDYEPSDLDILYAEGATSSNGLACVDFSFPQSASEDNINSNDQQDSLLRYQLIRVNARGLGENCKWLEMFEDVGMVIFCVSLSDYDEFSVDGNGSFSNKMLQTRSFFESIITHPTFEQMDFLLILNKFDVFEEKVERVPLAQCDWLDDFRPVISRHRSNSNNSSNNINSSPSLGHLAAYYIAVKFKRLYSSLTGKKLYVSLVKGLQPNSVDAALKYSREILKWDEERGNFGFDYNSVYSTEASSY; encoded by the exons ATGCCGACAGGGGCGTCGGAGGTGGAGGATGGGGTTCAGTACTCGTTTGCTGTAGAGTATAAAGGTCCTCCGGTGAGTTATGATCTCCCGAAGGCAGTTCCGATCAACGTCGACAGAATCCCCGTGGCGGCGGTGGTCGGACAGCTGGATGTTTGTGATAAACTGTCGTTGCCGGTGGTCCAGCCGGTTCTGGCGCCCGGTTCGCTGATGAAGACGTTTTCGAAGGAGCTGAAGTCGACGGTGTCGCCTACTTCAGTGATTGCGTTCGATCGGAGCAGCGAGGACGACACCACCAAGGAGCTGGAAGGGTTGGAGTCGGCGACGGTTTCGCCGACGTCGGTGAGTGGATTTGAGGAGAGAGCGGTAGAGAGCGGCGCCGGGGGTGAGTTGTCCGGAGAGTTGAGTAGCTCCGGCGCGCTGGAGTTTTCGAATGGGTTGAATTACGGGTCGGGTGAGCTTTCCGATATGAACAATGGCGGTTGGGCTTGGAGCGGTGGAAGACTGACGGCTCCGAGCGTTGGGAAGgagagtttggatttgaacaGCGAATTGAATCAACCCGAGCCCGATTGGGCTTCGTCGGAGTCCGTTTTGAGCTTGGACTATCCGTCGTCTAGGGTCTCCTCCTCCACTAAGCCTGTAGACTCCGATGTAAAACGACCGCCGGTGGTGACATTTCGCGACATTCAGTCTGATGATGATTGTGGTGAGGAAGATGAGGCTGAGGTTGCGCCGGCGAAGCGGGAGCCTCAGAGCAAAGGAGGGAAGAAGAAGTGCTGTTATAGGTGTCTTAAGGGGACTAGGTTCACTGAGAAGGAGGTGTGCATTGTCTGTGATGCTAAGTATTGTAGTTGCTGTGTGCTTAGAGCTATGGGGTCGATGCCTGAAGGGAGGAAGTGTGTGGGTTGTATTGGGCTTCCGATTGATGAGAGCAAAAGAGGGTGTTTGGGGAAGTGTTCGAGGATGCTCAAGCGGCTGCTGAATGATTTGGAGGTTCGGCAGGTGATGAAGACCGAGAAGTTTTGTGAAGCAAATCAGCTGCCTCCGGATTACATTTGTGTGAATGGACAGCCTCTTTGTCATGAGGAGCTGGTTTTGTTACAGACGTGCTCAAACCCTCCGAAGAAGCTGAAACCAGGAAACTATTGGTATGATAAAGTTTCTGGACTTTGGGGAAAG GAAGGACAGAAGCCTTCAAAGGTAATCAGTCCCCATCTTAGTGTTGGGGGTCCCATCAAGGCTGATGCTAGCAATGGCAACACACAGGTTTACATAAATGGCCGGGAGATTACCAAAGTTGAGCTCAGGATGTTGCAG TTGGCGGGAGTTCAATGTGCTGGTAACCCGCATTTCTGGGTGAATGAGGATGGGTCATACCAAGAGGAGGGCCAGAAAAATACTAAAGGATACATATGGGGCAAG GCTGGAACCAAGCTTGTTTGTGCTGTCTTGTCACTGCCAGTCCCGTCTAAGTCTTCGAATTCTTGTGGAGATTCACTAAGCTATGTTGGTAGCAGAGTTGTACCAGATTACATTGAGCAGAGAATACTTCAGAAAATTCTTTTAGTTGGATATAATGGATCTGGAACAAGTACTATATTCAAACAG GCCAAGATTCTATATAAAGCCATCCCTTTCTCGGAAGATGAGCGTGAAAATATCAAGTTTACAATACAGAGCAATGTATATGGCTATCTTGGTATACTACTGGAGGGACGTGAGCGTTTTGAAGAGGAAAGTTTGGCTGAAATCAGAAATCAATGTTCTTCCAGTCAGTTGGATGTTAGTG GGAAAAACGACAAAACTGTTTACTCCATTGGCCCGAGACTGAAAGCGTTTTCTGATTGGCTTCTCAAGACGATGGTATCAGGTGATCTGGAAGCCATTTTCCCAGCTGCTACTCGCGAATATGCACCACTGGTCGAGGAGTTGTGGAATGATTCTGCTGTTCAAGCTACATACAAGCGGAGAAGTGAATTGGAAATGTTACCTAGTGTTGCTACTTATTTCATAGAGAGG GCTGTTGACATATTGAGAGTTGACTATGAGCCCTCGGATCTGGATATTCTGTACGCTGAAggtgctacttcttcgaatggGCTCGCTTGTGTAGACTTCTCATTTCCTCAGTCAGCATCTGAAGATAACATCAATAGTAATGATCAGCAGGACTCCTTGCTAAG GTACCAACTTATTAGAGTAAATGCAAgaggacttggagaaaactgcAAATGGTTGGAGATGTTTGAAGATGTTGGAATGGTCATCTTCTGTGTATCTTTGAGTGACTATGATGAGTTTTCTGTGGATGGCAATGGGTCTTTTTCAAACAAGATGCTGCAGACCAGAAGTTTCTTTGAGAGCATCATTACTCATCCAACATTTGAACAGATGGACTTCCTTTTGATTCTTAACAAGTTTGACGTGTTTGAGGAAAAGGTAGAACGGGTACCACTTGCTCAGTGTGACTGGCTTGATGATTTCCGTCCAGTGATTAGCCGTCATCGGTCCAACAGCAATAACAGCAGCAACAACATCAATAGTAGCCCGTCACTTGGTCATCTAGCAGCCTACTACATTGCAGTGAAGTTCAAGAGGttatattcttctctaactGGAAAGAAACTGTATGTTTCTCTGGTGAAAGGATTGCAGCCTAATAGTGTAGATGCAGCTCTGAAATATTCGAGGGAGATTTTAAAATGGGATGAAGAGAGAGGCAATTTCGGCTTTGATTATAACTCTGTCTACAGCACCGAGGCAAGCTCTTATTGA
- the LOC126805391 gene encoding protein root UVB sensitive 4, producing MQFALYASPNSHHTLLSWKLHQPQFTPPLPTTLRTKAPTFTNSLRTSIGYDPEEGLGADPGPTPPPGRLPVVVRRSGRVSRYFWDGECLQLVRVDGYTASFKGLDFGDGFRKLCRVCGCGVRDFFIPKQVSGSYMSYVKWKFLHRVFSSALQVLATQAMFRAIGIGYSRSLPAAAALNWVLKDGLGRLSRCIYTASLASAFDTNLKRVRFSTSVLFTLSIGVELLTPAYPQYFLLLASLANVAKQISLACYIATSSAVHRSFAIADNLGELSAKAQIQTVCFDNLGLLLAALLNMLLKNNQRLQTILPFVVYPIFSALDLCGIYQGLKHVHLQTLSKDRLEILLNTWIKLGKVLSPAEVSKEEGIDFLRSKDKGLWPIRIGYLDPKNQIPKLSMMVMRSTSDDDYYFISMETFYTRKQRTKQHGILLCLRERAITADIIKGLLQACYIRKFLLMDNSKWMNMVDAKDALDSTLCEWAKLIEECKRRAQGDMCLLNEQMVAQGWATKNVLLSTQEQTRYSFIDD from the exons ATGCAATTCGCTCTCTATGCTTCCCCAAACTCCCACCACACTCTCCTCTCATGGAAACTCCACCAACCCCAATTCACACCCCCACTCCCCACAACGCTCCGCACCAAAGCCCCAACCTTTACCAACTCCCTAAGAACCTCAATCGGGTACGACCCGGAAGAGGGCCTCGGAGCAGACCCGGGTCCGACTCCGCCGCCGGGTCGGCTCCCGGTGGTGGTCCGGAGGTCGGGTCGGGTTTCCAGGTACTTCTGGGATGGGGAGTGCTTGCAGTTGGTTAGAGTTGATGGCTATACGGCGTCGTTTAAGGGTTTGGATTTTGGTGATGGGTTTAGGAAACTGTGTAGGGTTTGTGGCTGTGGTGTTAGGGATTTCTTCATCCCCAAGCAAGTTAGTGGGAGTTATATGAGCTATGTGAAGTGGAAGTTCTTGCACCGGGTTTTCAGCTCTGCCTTGCAGGTTTTGGCTACTCAG GCAATGTTTCGGGCCATTGGGATTGGATACTCGCGATCGCTACCAGCGGCAGCTGCTCTGAACTGGGTGTTGAAGGATGGACTTGGAAGGCTGAGTAGGTGCATTTATACTGCTAGCTTAGCGTCTGCGTTTGACACCAATTTGAAG AGAGTTAGATTTTCGACCTCTGTTCTGTTCACATTGAGCATTGGAGTAGAGCTGTTGACACCAGCATATCCTCAGTATTTTCTGCTTCTAGCCTCTTTGGCCAATGTTGCGAAACAGATAAGCTTGGCTTGCTATATAGCGACTAGT TCGGCTGTTCATCGAAGCTTTGCAATAGCAGATAACCTTGGTGAACTTTCGGCAAAGGCACAG ATTCAAACAGTGTGCTTTGATAACCTTGGCCTTTTGCTTGCTGCATTGTTGAATATGTTGTTGAAGAACAACCAAAG ATTGCAGACAATCTTGCCTTTTGTTGTATACCCCATTTTCTCTGCACTTGACCTTTGTGGAATATATCAAGGGCTCAAACATGTCCATTTACAAACATTAAGTAAG GATAGACTTGAAATTCTATTAAATACTTGGATCAAGTTAGGTAAAGTTCTTTCACCTGCAGAAGTCAGTAAAGAAGAAGGAATCGATTTCCTGCGGAGCAAAG ACAAGGGATTATGGCCCATCAGAATTGGGTACTTGGATCCCAAGAATCAGATCCCCAAGTTGTCTATGATGGTGATGAGATCTACAAGTGATGATGATTATTACTTCATATCCATGGAGACATTTTatacaagaaaacaaagaactaAGCAA catggaATTCTTCTCTGTCTGCGGGAAAGAGCCATCACTGCTGATATTATCAAGGGTCTGTTGCAG GCATGCTATATCCGCAAATTCCTACTTATGGACAACAGTAAGTGGATGAACATGGTAGATGCTAAAGATGCATTAGACTCGACTCTATGTGAATGGGCAAAATTGATCGAGGAATGCAAACGACGTGCACAGGGCGATATGTGCTTGTtgaatgaacaaatggttgccCAGGGCTGGGCTACTAAGAATGTCTTATTGAGTACACAAGAGCAGACTCGATATAGTTTTATTGATGACTGA
- the LOC126800865 gene encoding B3 domain-containing protein LOC_Os12g40080-like: protein MASPCRKNDPRPKFSATNISFIKFISESCSKETNLKFPTCYVKKYQEKYGKELPRAAHLKLPCGAEWEVEVTGHNGHFWFEKGWEEFSKFYSLQSHDSLAFQYEGNSRFKVNIFDKSKTEIDYPIKCPNMQENYGNDHSPPATPLITQKKKLEATSSGGKKIFSAEKDEGGKSSTTQRSQKPTTEVHMGMYSSATGGKSTALRRAKEFKSRNPTCFLVTMYSSYIKRHALWLSTEISMNISTYLGNNSVIVSLCVSEESTGGAWTVEMKYDTERATFRFQGGWNKFVRANRLNVGDVCSFMLTDEAGLVFEVNIFRRTEVVTSSPGIDEDDVDDKDDNGHHDANVDHAADEKMLRSFRKVLQKSSMSHCLCLCSGFSRKYLRNKPNTAEFHVPGGTKTWLVGLKYDNGRQRARFQYNWTKFVKDNDLKIGDECVFVLTDEYKLSFEVVKVVAKSSLPPDTDTANDNIKDDEYSKNEDDDTDDDSDCNDEDEDDEYSSAKQLTHKRKRSSSSTKSSIKDVGVSTSTGQLLKRRPGVPRSIHPIKATGNDIAALQRAKAFKYVEPHFVISMTHRDVHEPFLKLPSAFVKEHLDMRPSHVSLWGSDGKYWPVELQFSKGARFQGGWIEFVQGHKLKDGDVCVFELTEKRKFLFDVHIFRTA, encoded by the exons ATGGCTTCTCCTTGCCGGAAAAATGATCCACGGCCAAAGTTTTCTGCTACCAATATCAGTTTCATTAAGTTTATTTCGGAGAGCTGTTCTAAAGAAACAAACCTT AAATTTCCCACATGTTATGTCAAGAAATATCAGGAGAAATATGGAAAAGAGCTACCGAGGGCTGCACATCTTAAGCTTCCATGTGGTGCAGAATGGGAAGTAGAAGTCACAGGACACAATGGTCACTTTTGGTTCGAAAAGGGTTGGGAAGAGTTCTCCAAATTTTACTCCCTCCAGTCACATGACTCGCTGGCTTTTCAATATGAAGGGAATTCAAGATTCAAAGTTAACATCTTTGATAAATCAAAAACAGAGATTGACTATCCTATCAAATGTCCTAATATGCAAGAAAATTATGGAAATGATCATTCTCCACCAGCTACTCCTCTAATAACTCAAAAGAAGAAACTTGAAGCAACTTCAAGTGGTg GGAAAAAGATTTTTTCTGCAGAAAAAGATGAAGGAGGCAAGTCTAGTACTACACAAAGATCCCAAAAACCAACAACCGAGGTTCATATGGGGATGTACTCCTCGGCTACTGGTGGAAAATCTACAGCTCTTCGGAGAGCTAAAGAATTTAAGTCTAGAAACCCAACCTGTTTCTTGGTTACCATGTATTCTTCATATATCAAAAGACATGCCCTA TGGCTGTCAACTGAGATCTCCATGAATATCTCAACATATCTTGGTAACAATTCCGTTATAGTTAGCCTTTGTGTTTCGGAAGAGAGTACAGGAGGAGCTTGGACTGTTGAAATGAAATATGATACGGAAAGAGCCACATTCAGATTCCAGGGTGGTTGGAATAAATTTGTTCGAGCAAATAGATTGAATGTTGGTGATGTTTGTAGTTTCATGTTAACTGATGAAGCTGGACTTGTATTTGAAGTTAATATTTTCCGCAGAACAGAAGTAGTAACCTCATCACCAG GcattgatgaagatgatgtgGATGATAAAGATGACAACGGGCATCATGATGCGAATGTTGACCATGCAGCTGATGAAAAAATGCTCCGTTCTTTCAGAAAGGTCTTACAGAAGTCTTCTATGAGTCATTGTTTG TGTTTGTGCTCTGGATTTTCTCGGAAATATCTCCGTAACAAGCCTAATACTGCTGAGTTTCATGTTCCTGGTGGGACGAAAACTTGGCTTGTGGGATTGAAATATGACAATGGCAGACAGAGAGCCAGATTCCAATACAATTGGACCAAGTTTGTAAAAGACAATGATTTGAAAATTGGAGATGAGTGTGTGTTTGTGTTGACTGATGAATATAAACTTTCATTTGAAGTTGTCAAAGTAGTTGCAAAATCCAGCTTGCCACCAG ACACTGACACCGCTAATGACAACATCAAAGATGATGAGTATAGTAAGAATGAGGATGATGATACTGATGATGACAGCGACTgcaatgatgaagatgaagatgatgaatatTCATCAGCAAAACAGCTTACCCACAAGAGAAAGAGATCAAGTTCCAGTACCAAAAGTAGCATCAAAGATGTCGGTGTTTCGACCAGTACTGGACAACTCTTAAAACGAAGACCTGGTGTTCCAAGGAGCATACATCCAATAAAGGCCACGGGAAATGATATAGCTGCTCTTCAAAGAGCTAAGGCCTTCAAGTATGTAGAACCTCATTTCGTGATCTCAATGACTCACAGAGATGTCCATGAACCTTTTCTT AAGTTACCATCTGCTTTTGTCAAGGAACATCTTGATATGAGGCCTAGTCATGTCAGCCTGTGGGGTTCAGATGGCAAGTATTGGCCGGTTGAGTTACAATTTAGCAAAGGAGCTAGATTCCAGGGCGGTTGGATTGAATTTGTGCAAGGCCACAAGTTGAAAGACGGTGATGTATGTGTCTTTGAGTTGACTGAGAAGAGAAAGTTTCTGTTTGATGTTCACATTTTCCGCACCGCATAG